In Phalacrocorax carbo chromosome 1, bPhaCar2.1, whole genome shotgun sequence, the genomic stretch CTCATGTGAGCTGTTCAGATGGGCTTTCATTAATCAACTGGAATACAAAATTTGGAAATAGTAGGTTCATCACACAACACTTATAGGTCTCTTGCCTAACTTGCCAGTCCATGGCTTTTCCAGTGTGCAAGGCTGGGTTTGCCTGTAAGGTCAAATAACCTTCACTTGATCATCCTCAGCTGTACAATCTCGCACTGGACAGCACGGGATTCTTCTTATATTTTCATAATAACTTGGTTTAGCATTTATATACATTCCCAGTATAAGCGTATGCTTTGCCTTGTGCAGCTATCATTCGTACCATAGGGTGCAATACCAGGGCCAGCTTCGTATAGCCTATGCTGTGATCGGTACCATACCAGCAAAATGTCTCTGCTCAGGACTGCCTTCAGAAGCAGGCTACAACCCACTTACTTACCTAAGTAAAAGGCTGCCCCGCTCCAACATGGTTCTTGCTACAACCATCAGAAAGGGCTAGGCTCCTTCATGGAGAAGGAGCATCGTTGCTCCTAGTAGCGCTCCAACCTGTGTATGAACAGAGCCTTAATGATACAGAGCAGGAATTTATCACAGTTTATGAGATCATGTAGGGTAACTAACAGTTTTGTGAAACCTGCATGATTACTAAAATGTGTTTATCTTAGAAAAATGGCTTAGAATATTACTCTTATGAGGTCATGTATGGAAAGTAATGGTGTTGCATGGTTACTAAAATGGTTTTGTCTTAGAAGAATGTGATAGATGCCTACTCTTAAGAGAAATCAGTAAAAAGCCTATTATATCTTTTTGATCCTAAGATGTGCATTTTATTGAAAAGCTATACACACACAATATAGATAGATTAAAATAGTGATTCTTCACACGTCATATAGTGCCTCAGAGCATTTTAGAGACAGGTACATGTTTGGAGAACTTGTCGTTTGGTGGGGAAGTGGAACTGCTCAGATTTCCCAGTGATAAGTGAACTTTTCATAACAGACAAGGGTAAGTAATTTTGTCTGGCCATTACATAGAGTGTAACCACACCTATCATCTGAGTCATAACACCAGTTGCTGTCCTTTCTGCAGGATGGTCTGCCTTTGGAAGACGGCAATGAAAAATTTGTAATTCTGAAAGGTTCGACTTCTCTGTTCATGACTTCTGTGCTACCAACAGACGCTGGCTACTACACCTGCAAGATGCCATTGCTGTATGAAGGCGTAGTGTATGAAATCACCAGAACAATTCAGCTGAAGACTGTTGGTAAATATTGACACCCTAAAACATTGCTGCACTTAAGAAAATGTCTTCTCCGTTAATGAAACTCAGGGGAGGTACTCACACTCGGCCTCTCAGTGCTGccaaagggcgggggggggggggtggggtgtgccATGGGTGCTTGCTTTGCCACTGATGAGTTTCCCACAGCaccctggaggggctggggtcACCCCTTTGCCTGGCTCGCAGCAGATTTGCGGGAGGCAGGACCCGATGTTGCAAGCGCCTGTGGCTGTTAAACCGAATAATTTGTGGCTTGGGGCGAGGCGGGGGGCGGGATCACTGCAAATGCCTTCAGAGGGCTTAGGAAATAAATCATTTAATGCTCACTCGGGACGGCTGAGAGCCGCAATTTCGCAAACGGGTGAAACGGGTTCGCCCTGCGGGGCCCGGaggggcggggcccggcggggcggggcctggaagggcggggcccggcggggcggggcccggcggggcggggcggggcgctgCTGCGCCGAGCGGCCAGCAGGGGGCGTGCGTGCCCCGGCACTGGCGCCCGCTGGGGACGCGCGTTCCGAAGCGTGAACGCGTCGCCGGCGAGGGAGCGCGGAAGGTGTGATTTTCGGCCGAGCACgcctcccttctctccctgaACCGGCGGCTTTTCTAATTTCTCTCTTTGCCAGTGGGTTTAATAATCAAATGTTTCACTGGGAGATGAAAGATGTGGAGCAACGTGGCACATTTCTATTTATAATTCTGGGATAATGCCCAAATTTTCCGTTGTGCTAGCACCGACTCTCTGTTCTCTTTCTCGCTCCAGAACAAGAAAAGAGAATTACCCCAATAATTGTGTATCCAACACAAAAGACAACATCAGCTGCTCTCGGTAAGGCCCAACATTATCTCTGGAAACAGCTAATCAGAGAAAAATTAGAACAAGCCCTCTTACAGTGTAATTTGTTGGCATAAAATGttgtatttcttttgatttcaaTTATATTAGCTGAGGGTCAGTGCtggagtatttttttcttcttactgtcTATAACTAGACACTATCTTTCATGCGGGAGGAACTACAGAAATGCTGTAGATTTTAGCCTCTAACAAAGCAAGACAACCATGTTGGTAGCCTTAGCTCAGCTCCTCAGAGCCCCCCTTCGCTAAGGACTGTTCATTTTCAGTACTCCCTCAAACTGATCTCGGTTATCTGGTGGCTTTGAATGAgctttcattgctttttgttgtttgaacTAAACAGCTGTTGTTAGAAAATACCTAGGTAGGATCtcagtttttctttgaagaCTATGTTATGACAACAAATTTCTGTTGCATTTCCTCTTCCCAGAAAATGCTAGGtgtattttacattaaactTTTTTAACTTGCGTACTATACACAACAGTTGTGTCCTATGATGTCTTAGTTTTACCTGCCACTTTTCTTCCCATCAGCATAGGACCaccaaattctttttttttttttttttgcctgtctaGCTCCATGGAGTGGTTTATATCCCTTTTATCACCATCTCCACAGATGTAATAATAAAATTGTATGCATTATTGAGCCCCATGTTTTCCATATAATATAGATACACACCAGTCTGAAGACTCTGTATCCTTAGCTCTGAGTTACAATAATTAGAGcaaaatttctgaatttttgcaTATCAGTTTATCTCTGGAGGTCCCATCTTGAGCTGAAGGCCCTTGCCCACAGCATCTCTGAGTGAAGCTACACTGCTGGTTAATGCAGTCAACCCAGAGTGGTAAATTACACGGTACCCTTTGGGCTGCAATAGATCAGAAGGAGCAAGGCCACAAGGACACATCTTTGCCTCCTGAGGAATGTGCCTAGTGCAAGAGTTGCTAACTGATgcaataggaaaataatttggttaGCAGCAGGAAGGACTGCCAAACTGAAGGGTCTTGCTGCCAAGGAGTAGGGGATCAAAAGCAATCTGGGGCTTAACTTCAGTTTTGAATGTAGTGGTACTTGATGTGTGTGGGAACTTGATCTCCCACTGGAGATACTGGTTTTCACCAAGAAAAAGAGTAGTTCTCCATACgtttccaaatgtttttttaattttccttttaccaACAGGCTCCAAGATGACTCTCCCATGCAAAGTGTTTGTTGGCCTGAGCAGCCACATCCATACCGACGTGGAATGGCTAGCAAATGAAACCATCATTGACGTGGTTTACAAGCAAAACAGAGTTAGAGAGGGGGAACGACAGTAAGTCTGGCTGAAAGTGTTTCCTTGTGCTTGTTGTTTTAACCTGCAGTGTTACAGGGGTTCTCTGTGCAGCTGAATGCCAGGTAATGAAATGGGGTTTGGCCAGATCTGAAGTGAGGGGGAGAGCTGAGAAAAAACCCAGGCaggcaagcaaaaaaaacctgaaacccAATGCAGGCAATGTTAAATCAATTCTTTATCTCTGGTTTTTATTCATGGTATACTGCGAATGAGCCTACTTCAAGGCTTAAACCTGAATCACATTTTCATGGGCAGCTGAGCTGATGTAAGAGCTGACTGCGGTGGAAAGCAATGGGACTTGATCCTTCCCAGTGCTTCTCTTatctctctccctgccctgtgccagcaAAACAGCAACATCCTCTCCCTGACATTCATGAAGTTCTCTGACCACACTAAGACAACAGAAAACTAtgcagtggtttgtttttcatttgtttgatttttttaagatatcATTGGTTTTCCCGTTAGACTTGTTCTTTTCCACATTAGTGAGTTAAACTGACTCACAGAGACGCCCAGTGAGTGCTAGAGCTGGCGCCAGGGAAGCACTGGTGCCTGGAGGAGGTGCTGGTGGAAGGGAGAAGCAGGATGTCCCACATCCTCTTGCAATGATCCATTGTCTCTCCCCATCTTGctgagccttctcttcagcTGCCTGATAGCTGTGTGCCTCAAGGCTTTTCCAGCTGCCTCATAGCTGCATGCCTCAAGGCTTTTCCCActaggaaaggagggaaaagatCTGCTTTCTGTACCTACCACATGTCACCTGAGCAGTGGTACCTCACTACATTCAGGCATGCTTCTAGTGCTTTGCAAATGTTAGGTAAACTTACCAATTGAAATCCCTTCACTGAGGTCAAAGGCAGCATGTTTTATCTCTCATTTTATGAAGCTGAAAGTGTCCACAAAGACCATCACCCTTATCTGGCCGCAGTGGCTCTGTCTGTACTGGTGATCAGAACTGGGAAGGTTCCTGGGCTGTGGGATGCCATTGCCTCTGCTGCTAATGGTTAAACTGGTCACTCACCAGCCAGCACCTTCCCAAAGAGCTTCTGGCTATCGATTAGGATTTAGCATGGGGCAGGGACCATTTCCAACAGAGTTTGGGGATGTGGCATCCCTATTTCCAGGGACAAGAGTGTTTAACAGTTATGGATGTGAGCGCGTGTTGGCCATTTTTGCCCATCAGTGCCGGATAACGTCCTGGCCGTGTTTAGCTTATtgcacagctgcagccaggGGAAACACTGTACCCCAGCTGTACGCCCAAGCCCTTACATATTTTCACATTCCCCACAGCATGATTGGGACCATTAATTTATAATGTTGTTTACATGGATAAGTGACTGCATTAACCTGTGGCCGGGACCCATAAAATGTACTGTGTCTATAGTCTCTGCAGGATTTAGAATAGAGCAGCACATGTACTTTCTTACttggactttaaaaaatatttttattattactattattattacttttatatattattatacaATTGCACAAGAGCAAGGACCATGCCAGCTAGGGCCCTTATGGAGCCCATGGTGTACGTACCATGGGGTACGGAGCCAGTTCTGCTGGAAGCCCTCAGAATGGCAGCAACGCAAAACAGGTCAAAtgccactgggaaaaaaaattccccacaGAAATCTGTGGCAAAGCACCCACCACCATGTTGCTGCCTTCCTGTGGTACAGTCCCAGGAGGAGTGCACAGGGAACTCCATTGATGCAGCGCATAATAGACTCGTGATCAGATCATTAAAGAGCAGTGGGACAACTGCTCCAGCAACGACGAAATGATATCAGGAGACAGTGTTTGACTGCAGCTAGAAAACCACTTTTAAATAGTTGGACTGATGAAACAATCAGGTTGAAGGAAGCTGGAAACTTCCTAGACAGTTTCTTGTACTGGGCTCTTGTCTTTGGGCGTGTGATAGACAGGAATGGTGGTTCAGTTTGCTGACTGAGCATTTGCAGGGTTATGTTCTTCATATGTCCTCTTCCAGCTGATAGTAAGAATTAATCTCAGAAATGAATAGATGGTCAGAGAGAAAGAATTACATCCTCCCACAATGCTGTGTAGAGAGCTCAAAGATATACAGAATTCTCCTtgtctttcttccctcctttttctttacttttgcaAGACAAAtccagatcttttttttcctggaagatTCAACAAGTGCAGGATGGATACTGACTTCTGAGACTCAAATAGTTGGCACAACTGGGCTATAAGACATAACTGTCCTCTAATGCTGAGGGGCTAGTTCAGAAATGAGCAAATATCCAATGCATTTTCTTGCAATGTGCTGTTAGAATGATCACATCAAGTAGAGAAAAGCCAGCTTATAAAAAGATTTCAcattaaattttgctttttcttccagagaaaTTGTAGAAAATGGTGAAAACTTCATTGAAGTGCCACTGATTTTTGATCCTGTCGAAGAAGTAGATTTTTACACAGATTTTACGTGTCTGGCCCAGAACAGATACGGCTACCAAGTACTGCCAACAAGGGTCAAGCAGGAAGGTAACTAGTTTGACTGCTTATTTGCGATAAGTGTTATCATTATCCTAATGCTAAATTATCATCCAAGCCTTTTATACTGTCAGAGCTAGTATTGGGATGAATTATTGCCTGGGAAAAAACTGGTTGCCTCTTTCACCTGTAGACTTTGGAATAGCCTGTTCACAGAATATACTTTCTGCGGGTCATTCACTGACATTTTCTGCAGGGATAAGAATCTGTGCTGGTATATCTGTTCATTCGATAGGGCTCCAATTCAGATACACTTTGTGAAATGATTGCTCCAGGGAGACTACTGGCAAACTCCCACTGGTTGCAGCAGGGCCAGATCTCCTCTGGTTCCTCAACAAGTAGTGAAAAAAAGACTAGAAGACAATAGCAGAATAGAGATCAGAGTGTTCCTTCTCCTCACGCACAGACTGCTGCCAAAATAACAATAAGTGTTAATTATGATGGGTGTTGTTATTTTGGCTGCTAGTGATGGGAAGAGAAGCTCTAAGCTCAGTGCAATTAATGTTGCACTGTGATAGACCATTGGCCAAGAACCAGCTGCAAAAACAATGTGAAGCAATGCTAATTGTTTCTTTGCATGATGTCGATGAATCACCAAAGCTTGCTCACACTGTCTTAGAAAGGCACATAAACGTTTACAGTCTTCGTTATGAGTTAGAACTCCTGACTCACTCCAGCATCCTATGATGAGAGATTTGTACTCGTTTTCTAGATGATGTGTTGCCCTTGTCTTCCACGAGCTACACAGGTGTGACTACAGAGGAGGCCATCCATCAACCAATATAGGCTGGAATGATCCAAAATGGTCTGGATGGACACTGGTCTTGGAAATTAGCTGCATTTTGGGAAAAAGTACAAAGTCTTGGCTTGATCATTAGTAATTTATAGGCCGCTCTGTGTGAGAAAATTCGCCACAGAGCTTGGGGCGGACTAGCTGTTATGTACCCCCTCTCCATGTGGtacttttatttcctgcttGGAGTGTCTCTGCTTCCACCAAATTAAGATAGAAAGCACATAGCCACCCTGAGCAGGGTTCGGGAAGGACGGGAAATGCAAAAGGACCGAACTTTAAATTCTCACCCTCTACCGCTTTCCAATTCTTCCTTCCATCTTCATAAACCCATTTCCCAGAGTGCTTTATCAGTAGGCCTCTTCCTTTCACAGGTGATCAAACCTGCTGGAAGGTTAACTTGCAGACATCCTTTTTATTGTGATTTCTCCTCTTCCTACTTGAACTTAGAGAACTATGCTCCTGAGaggtttattttttgaaaatatttctttacttttccaGCTGTCGGCTTGTCCTGGTACATTGCAATGATTCCCTTTGCATTGGCCTGTGTGATCGTGGCGGGGATATGCATACAGAAGTTCTGGAAGTGGAGAGCTGATAAAGGATACACAATAGCAAAGGTTTAAAATCTGCCTTGTTCTTCAGCTGCCAACGGAACAAAAATCATCCTGGCTATCTTTCACGTGAGACACAGAGAGACATTTCAGACCAAACCGCTTTCCCAGTGGATTGATATGTCggctgttttcctcttctccaagtCTTCTTTGATCCAATTGAGTTACAAATATGAGTTTGCATTTTTATGCTGCCTAGATGCAGGAAACCTGCTTCTATTATTTCGCAGCTAAGGTGCAATCTGTAGCATTTTGGAACACAGAATACCAGAAATGTGCCCTGGATATGGGAAGGTTAGGGAAAGGGAGGTGCTCTCGCCCTTTTGTAATGCCGAtagtcttttgttttaaaaaaaaaagttaaagaaaaaccCTATAATCTAAAAACAGAAGCTAAGAAAGCTTGCTACAGAAGGACTATTCCACACCAGAGTTAAAATGAGGTTTTCTTAAGCATTCAgactcattttattttacttcagtctAAAAACAGccactttttccccttttccagagCCAAATACTGTTGTCATGGCAGCTGTATATGTATAaacttttccacagaaaatctAAATTTTTTCATCATTTGGATTACTCTCGGCTTAAATGGACTGTCCCAGAATATCCCTCCCCCAGAGATAACTACATCAGCATAGAAGACAATTGTACACTGGAGAATTCAGTTCTGGTTTATCTACCAGTATCTCATAGATAGAGATTCATAGGCAGCTGTAACATGTTGTTGTCTTTATCAAGAAAAGAATTTGGAGGGGTGTTTTAGTGTTTTGAGAGTCATTTGACTAATACAAAGTTTTATTCCTGGAAGTGATTGGACAGATTACCAGTAATAATGTACCGTCTTGCCCTTCTGTGCCTCTAACTCTTTCATGACTGGCCTGATTCTCCTCACTGATATAAAAGTCTGGCATAGATTCCCTTAAAAAATGAGTCTGCACCAGTCTAAATCTAGTGCAGCTTCAGGAACCTTGTGTTCTTTAGATGGAAGTATGCAAATTCATTACTCATGGTGCAAAATGTTGCCCCTTAGTTTAATCTAACTGGATTTCAGTCTTGACATAAATCAGAAGGGAGTAATAAACAATCAGTGACCATGTTGTACTCTGAGGATCAGAATGAGTAGAATGACTTGGTTACTTCCTCTTCCAAGAGATAACACTTAACAATAGCTGACAAATAGTTCCATCATATATAATGTGTATTATCTTCACCTGTAAGGGAGGGGAAGACACCCAGTCTTAAGGTCTAGATTGATACAGACCCATAACTGACCCCTTTCACAGACACTGAAGATAAAGCTTTTTGTTTGGGTAAATCAACCCAGAGGTTTTCAAactctgtaggaaaaaaataatgaggaaaaagtTTGGCTCCAAAAACCAAATTGTAAAGTAAGAATGTTAGAACTGTGTATGGTCCCACAAACTAGAGCAATGAATTACTTGTGTGCACCTGGGCGAGGCCATTATCCAACTCCTTTCCACCATCGTTTATAGCTGGTTTTGAGTTTAGCCcaataaatatttgcaaggaTTTTAAAGACTTGGATGTGGCTTGAATTAAGAAACCATTCAATCAATTAGCAAGAACCTTCTCATTTTATGGGATTTATGCCTAAGTCTCCCTTTAAATATTCTAAGTGTTTGCTGTGAAGATACAGGTACAGAGATTAGATTTCTGACACAGTCTGAGTCAATGACAAGCAAACAAGACTACAGGACTTACTGTTTCCAAGTGCTGGGTGTTAAAGATgatgataaaaaaatacatatattttatgtattttatggGAAGATGGGAAAAAGGTGGCTGTAAGTATGGAAAACAGTCAATCCACTTGGATATCCATTctttgaaggaagaaaactaTAGACAAACTGACCATTGCTGGAAGgaacatgaaaaatgttttaggtACATCAGGAATGCTCGTTTTTACCAAGCAATTGCTAGCCCGTAACAAGAGAACAAATTAGGCTTGCCAATAAGTATAACCTTTCAAAACGTGATTTATTCTTCCTATCCATCTGTGTCCTCCAAGAGTAGTGTGATAGCACATCTGGCTGTAGGCACAGAGTTGGATTTCACTAAGAAATGGACAAGAAATAGAACTTTTGGTATATACTGCCATAAGAAAGTTGAATACCTCAGATCCTCCTCCAAActagagaaggagaaagaaatgtgaatGTGAGATAAAAATTAGGCATACAGAGAACTGATATTAGATACTTAGTGGTGTCTTGAATACAAAGGGAATGTGAAGAAACAAAGGTTCATCTTTTATGAAGTGATATTGGCTTCTCTGACTACTGGTATATTAATATTCTGAAGGCTTTCATCATAGGTAGACTTGTTCAAGTGAACTACATAGTGTAAATGTTTTACAGGTAGGCTTGAACAAGTGACCTACATAATGTAAATGTTTTACATTGATTTGTATTCTTATAAAGAAAGGTAACACAGTCTATAttggttttgaaaatgttatgtgaaaaatgaaaaaaaaaaaaaaaacaaacaaagtgCTGGTGTGTGAGTTGTGTGGGCAGGAAGATGTGGGGTGGCCACTCTTTGGGGGTGGCAGCTCTTTCCCAGCGAGGTGTGACTTTTCTAGCACTCTGCTGCAAAGGGGCTCATCCCCTGGGGGCGCACGCAGTGATCCCcactctgcagggctgcgggaTGAGCTCCGTCCTTCAGCCACTTCTGCTGTCACCCTGCAACTGTGCCTTGTCACACCCAAGGCAGACCAAACCCTGATGGGCCAAGCTCCTCTCATGACTGCCACCACATCCATGGCTGTCCTTGCTCCCCAGTCCCCTGAGAGTTTGGGCACACTCTGGGCAGGTGGTATTGGGTGGTCTTTCTCTCTCTGGCTACCAACTGTTGAAGTATTGGGTCCCTCCACTGACTTCTGTTGGAGGGCTTCTGGAAATGTAGCTTAACACAGACTGTCATTGTGGGGATGTGAATTTAGCAAGTGCTCCCAAGGCAGGGAGATCTGTCTTATTTAGCTTCCCAAAGGTAAAattttcatctcctttttttttttttcagttaagatTAGAGAGCTCCAGTTGTCACTGTCCTTTGGTAGGTCCATCCTGGGAAGTACATTAGCCTCAATGTACTTTGAGGAGGCAATGCCCTAAATCTCAAGGCAAACTGAGACTGAAGGTTTGTACCAGTTAATAATCAgacctgaaaataaatacaatatcAGGAAACACCACTTCACATCAAGATTTCAGGACTCTGCACCACAatgtttctcttcagaaaaattaatgatgTAAGGAGGACTAGGGTCCCTTGTTCCTGGGAGCAGGAACTTCATTTGCCAGAGAGCTTATTTATCTGCAGCAACTTCAGAGGAACACCTACAGGGGGGAAGAGACTACTGTCCCATGGTCTTGGCCAGAGTTAGTACCCAGAAGAGCGGCTGCTCCTGTGGAAGTAgttcttttcagcaaaaatgGGTTCAGttaacaattattttcttattttactcAGCATTTCTGACCTTGATGTCAGCTATCCATCCAAATAGACAGCATAACTAATGCTTGACCAGAGTAGCAcctaaaaaaaagcaaacatgtcATTTGGAAAGTACCAAATAATTAGATCTCCTAGTTCCCAAGCAAAATCCTCAAATAAATGTGGGAGAAAGTGGAAATAAGAACTGGATCTGCGCACAGAGCTGATGTTGACAGATCTGGTAGCTGGGGAGGGAAAGTGTGCATGCAGGAGGACAAGAAACATGTGAAATATCATTGCCAGGAATAATGCTTTAAATATGAGAATAGCTGATAGAAGTGTTTGATGATTATTCTGACTCGAGTCTGCAAAGCAAGAGACCCAAGAGAGCAAAACAAAGTAAGGAATAGATCTTAT encodes the following:
- the IL1R2 gene encoding interleukin-1 receptor type 2, with the translated sequence MAETLQNHRFQDTFPWSSSDFLWGRMRGLFFVLVMCTAGASAFRLRQFKSTENCPDHTVFFKHYYELHGEPVVLKCPSPRYKHLDFSALTPNITWYKNGSKPMMSRRDEDPRIWAKGDALWFLPAMLEDSGVYICIRRNSSYCTAVSIHLTVVEKTAVREIAYLQVLFTFTAGKIVCPDLWDFTPNRTSLELKWYKDGLPLEDGNEKFVILKGSTSLFMTSVLPTDAGYYTCKMPLLYEGVVYEITRTIQLKTVEQEKRITPIIVYPTQKTTSAALGSKMTLPCKVFVGLSSHIHTDVEWLANETIIDVVYKQNRVREGERQEIVENGENFIEVPLIFDPVEEVDFYTDFTCLAQNRYGYQVLPTRVKQEAVGLSWYIAMIPFALACVIVAGICIQKFWKWRADKGYTIAKV